From the Papaver somniferum cultivar HN1 chromosome 2, ASM357369v1, whole genome shotgun sequence genome, the window TGATAGCCGACATTgtaggaaatatttacatgccgacCGTAAGATTACTGGCCCAAGATAGTCGCCGTGTGCTTCATCCGAGGACCATGCCGACCCGTCTTAGTCGGCAGCTTATTCAAAGTAGACCTTGCCGGCTACCACCGGTCGACACCTTATTCAAAcctcgaccttgccgaccttgTACATTTTCAAAATCAAATTTTTTGATCGAAATCTAACTCATTAGACAGATAAAAGGTTTAATCTATTGAATTCACAATcacaaaattttaatctaaactcaattaattaacctaatcagaatttttagtgttaatcaaacaaggacatattagccatttaaaaaatacaaggttaaggggtgacTTGGTTTTGCTTCGAAATGACCAGATTTTGTCTCATTagatataccccaatcaagcctgGTAAAATTTACCCCAAATGAACTCTTTGCTTAATAATAGCAAACATGTAATGAATGTTGTAATCTGAATATCATGAAAGGAAATACATTGATCTTACTGTTTGTGTTATCTCCTTCCCTGTTCTATGCATTCTTCTGACCTCTTGTCTGACATTCTTCCTTTCTTTACTTTTCATTTCACTCTAATTTCACTATTGATATGCTCTTTTGGGCTTATCAGCCCTCCACAACGGATATCTCCCATCCAAACACAAATTGAAAGTCAGAGCATAGAGGCACACGTACAGGTTTCTACTATTTGTCTTTGGACCATATGTTGTCTCCTTGTTTTTAATTCTGGAATCCAAGAGGAAACATAGTCATTGGAATATGATAAGCTTGGAAACATTTCAAATTAGTGACTAGTAAGTAATCAGTAGTATTCATAATTCCTTTGAAATATTTGAAAAGATGTTGATTTTTCTTTAATGCATGAGAAAATCAATTCATCACAGAAGTTGTCCCTGTttaagaccaaacccaaattacAAATCCATTGCataaatcaaaactaaaacaTTGGATCCAGCTTATACTTGGTGATTGCTTATCGCTAATGAGTGGGAATCAACGAAAAAACAAAAAAGTCTCGAGAAAAACAGAACCAGGCATTGACTCGCTTGACTTTTGACCTTCCAAAGCCCCCACTCTCTCTCCTCCAGCTCCAAGAATTTGAAATTCCTCGATCACACTTACTTTTACTTCGAAAACCCATGACCAAAAAGAGACGTTATGAATTTATCATTATTATATCATCgtcatttttgttattttccttggaatttttattttcaaaatctaatGGTATTTTAAATGGCTGGCTccaattgtttcttcttctcttctgctGCCTCCATTTAATGCTCCAACTACGCATTTCACTCTTCCCTTTGCTTCcaatatttcttttcttttttctttatacaAATCTctgtttctctttctctctcacaGTAACTCCTGAATCATTTCTGTGTTGTAAAACCCTAAAACTCAAAACCCCATTGATTTACTTACTGTCTGCAGCGGAGAGCATTTTTGTTGATGAGGAGAAAGTTCAGATCTCTTATTCTCATCATTCTTGTAAGTTCTTTTTTCAGATCTCTACTTTGGTAATCTTTTGTTTGCATAAAGGTAGCATCTTTACTGTATATACCCGGGATTTTGATGTTTGATCTAAAAAAGTTAATATTCATAATAAAAATCGAATATTCGTAGTGATTTTTCTGGGTGAAATGATTGATTTTTGATCTATGCTCTGTATGGGGATCTATTAAGGATTAAGCTTAAGGATTagtattgatttgattttgggtttaatttaTTATGCATGACTGTAATTGATTAAGtttttgttgatcaattgattgaTAAGTGTTTGGATAAAGTTGCAGATGGATTTCGTGTAGCTGGATCTTTTGTATTGACTATTCTAGTGTGTTGATGATTACGGTGTAAGAAATGGGGGGTCAAAAACAAGGTTCAAAGGGTGGAGGAGGACGTTATGTTGGTGGATTCCTTCAACTATTTGATTGGAATGGGAAGTCAAGGAAGAAGCTTTTTTCCAACAAGTCACCAGGTAATTTTAGCCATCATATTGTGATGATTACAATAATGATAACTACATAATAAAACCTGCATTGTCGAATTAAATATGTGCAAATGATTGATGATTTTCACTGAGTCAATGGAACATATGCTGAAATGTAAAATGAAATCTGTATTGTCTTGGAGAACTATGATCCATATTTCAGTACTTGATTATCAATGCTTTTTTCTTGGGGTGGTATTTTATAGAGGGGTCGAAACAGGGAAAAAGAAGTGAAGGGAATTCCACTACATCACAGCTTAGTCAGGTGGGTATTTGCTAATTGTTTCCTGTCCTGCTACATTATTTTTAACGCATTTGTTTTGATTagtaagatttatttatttactttctttctaCTTAGGTTGATGATGATTTCTATGGAAGATCAACTCTCAGAGAAAGGAGTGATTATAGTTGTGCTTCTTCAGTGACCGACGAAGATGGATACGGAACTAAAGCTCCTGGGGTTGTAGCCAGGCTTATGGGATTGGATTGCTTACCCACTTCTGATATTGCTGAGCCCTACTCTAGTCCTCTTTCTGATTCCAGATCTCTTCAGGATTTTCATTACAGGAGAACTCCAGAGGTTCTGTATGGGAATGAATTCGTTCGTTCTGGCTACCAGTGCACTGAAAGTGAGAGATATGCTGAGAAGCCAGTTGAAATGAGACCTCAACACAACCTAAACAGGCCAATTGACAGGTTCCAAAGTGAAGTACTACCTCCAAGATCAGTTAAGGCCATTTCAATCACCCACCATAAGCTTTTGTCGCCTATCAAAAACCCTGGATTTATCCCAAGCAAGGCTGCTGCtcaaataatggaggaagcatcaAGGATTATCGGAAGGGGGCATCAGGTAACTAACAGGAACAAGATGCCGTCTCTTGGGTCTCCTTCGGTTCCTATAAAAATTCGGGATttgaaggagaaaatggaagctAGCCAAAGGCCATCTAAGCTCCCAGAATCATCCCGAAGGTCCACTGAATCCAATGCTGCTAAATATCTTAAAGGGCAGTCAATGAACAAAAGCTGGAATGGATCAGATGACGTGCCGCAAGTAAAGAGTTCGACATATTCAGATGAAAGTCATTCTGCTGGATTGAAGACCAAAGGAAAATCTGTCTCATTAGCTGTGCAAGCAAAAGTTAATGTTCAGAGAAGAGAAGCATTGAGTTCAACAAGCAGTAGAAGTGTTACGACCCATAAAGACAGACATGAGTTTAAGTCGAATAAGCCAATCAAGAGCCAAATGAATGCTCAAAACAGTACGCGGAAGAAGCCGGCCTTGGATCGCACCTCTGGCGTACTCAGGCAGAATAACCAGAAACAGAATAGCCAGACAATTAGAGATAGACCACAATTAAAGCCTTCGGTTCCTCACCAACAAGGTAGGAAACCTCTATCTTCTTCCAGCAGGGATAAAGCCCCAAGTAAGGTTGCAGGGACTTCCAAAGTTGGGGTCAGGAGGACAGTCTTAGAGAGTGATGATCACGAAAAAGAGGCAGCCGCGTCAAAAACAAAGAATGTTCCACGAAAGAAACGGCCTATAGAAAGCGATTCCCAATTCGAAAAAAGTAACTTTAGTGACACTGGTTCTGTTGATAGAGATCAGCTGCCTCGACAGTCTAATGCAGCATTAGATGCGCAGCTCAAGCGGGCATATGATCACAGAGGAAGTGGTATggatgttgtttcttttacattcACTTCTCCTCTGAAGAGACCATGTTCTGGATCTCAATCCTCTGGTCAGGTGGTGGAGAGAAATATCAACTTTTGTACGGATTCCAATAGGGAGGAAACTCTCACTGATGTAAAATATACAAGGTCACCTTCCCTGGGATTGAATGGGATAGGAGGAGATGCTTTGAGTGTTCTCttggaacaaaaaataaaagagcTAACGTTTGGAGTTGAGTCTTCTTCCCGTAGCAAATCAAGGAGTGATGTTACTTCTGTATCGTGTAGCCAATCTGACTCCAACTGCTCCTCAATTGATTGGCATAAGTTGCAAGTAGGTCTTCTTTGTCCACACTACTTTTTCCCATTTCAAAACATTCTTCATTTTATCTTTAAGATTTCTGCTGCATTTACCCATCACAGTTCAAACTATTTCATGCTATTGCTAAGTTGATGTATTTATTGTAATTAACTTTCGTTTTTACCTGTTATAGATATATACAAAAGTAATAGCTATCTGAAAAAAGTAAATACAATTTGCACCTGTATTAGGGTCATTCATGGTGGAATTGATGACTAATGCCTAGTTGTTGTAGATGTTTTCAAATAAGTCATTTaagtggttttggttttggttttggttttaagcCTTCCTATTAAAggctttttatttcttttcaattTCACTGAAAGCGAATAGCTCTAGAAACTACATTGTCTGCCAATACTGCCATATTTTGTAAATATCTCGTTATGTAGAAGAATGTTATCCTCCTTTTTTTTATCCCTTGGATTATTGTCCATTGTACTGAAATGTGATCATATTATTCAGGGTATTGAAGATGTTGGGAAGTAtagcagttgcagcagcagcagcaacaacaacagcgaAACGAGAACAAAAGAGCTCGATTTTCGACATCCTAGTCCGGTATCAACTCTTGAATCATCTTTCTCAAATGAAAGTTGCATCTCTTCAGATAGTGGGGATAGTTACTTTATGAATGGTACAGCTACGCTCTTCAATTGTTCCTTTTGAGTTTGGTGTTGCTTTCTTTCATTTTACTACTAAAAAATACTGAGGTGTGATCCGAAATaaaatttactttctctctcttcttaagGTGGGAAACAATGTTCATCAGTTGAAGCTGAACTACAGGTTAGCTCAAATTGTCCTAAGAAGTTTCCATCAGTGGAGTTCGAGACCGAGTTATCTGATTCAGCATCGTTCCCATTTAGAGCTGGTGTGAGTTGTGAGCAAACAATAACATTCGGTGCCACAGATTACACAAGATCAGACAAGTGGGAGCTAGAGTATGTTAGAGAAATACTATCCAATGTAGAGTTGATGTTTAAGGATTTCACATTGGGTCGAGCCCGTGAAATCATAAATCCTCATCTATTTGACCAATTGGAAAGTCGAAAATATTGGCCACGAGTTTCCGCTGTAGAGGATGAAAAAGAAAGCAAGCTCCGACGCAGAACATTATTTGATTGTGTAGGTGAATGTTTGGATTTGAGATGCAGAAGATACGTTGGTGGGGGGAGTGCAAAATGGGCAAAGGGGTTAGCAATGGTGAGGAGAACAGATTGGTTGGCAAATGAGGTTTACAAGGAGGTTTCAGTATGGAGAGCCATGGATGATGTTGTCGACAAGGATATGAGTAGTCAGTTTGGGAGATGGCTTGAATTTGAACCTGAAGAATTTGAAGTTGGATTAGATGTAGAGAAAAGGATATTAAGTTCTTTAGTTGATGAATTAGTTGTTGATATGTTttattagtttttgttcttcttctgtaAGGTTTACTAGTATTCTCATCTAATGGAAGTTGATTGTTCCCATGATTGTACTACCTCTGCTATtttcttctgcaagggctatAAGCATTCTCATCTAATGAAAGTTGATTGTTCCCATATTGTattttctctgctatttttcagTCTCCAACAGTTCACTGAAGGTGGCATTGTGGTGTTTCTGCTATTTTTTCAGTCTCCAACAGTTCACTGAAGGTGGCATTGTGGTGTCTGCTATTTTTCCAGTCTCCAACAGTTCAGTGAAGGTGGCATCGTGGCGTCGTTTGGGTTCACAAAGTCATTGCGACTAGTAGAATCGTAAGTTTGATTTCTCTGAATTTGGCTCACCTGAGCTGCACATTATTTTTTGTTGAGTATGTAAATGTTAGTCGAGCATGACAAGACTCAGTCTGATACATGACTAAGAGCTGAGTTTGCGAAAAACAAACTTGAACCTAAGACAGTTTCATGCTTAGTAAAGAAAACATTTTGTTCATGAATGTGATTGAAGATGCTACAACTATTGACTCACTATTTCTGGACCCCCAAAGTTCAATAATAGAGAATTGGAAGTAAAGGACAGGTTGGGCCATAACTCTGTTGATCAGGTTTGCAGGTCACTCAGCTTTGTATCTTCTGTTTTGTAGTAATCAAAAATTCTACTgtctgtttttttctttctatttttacCAAGGAAGAATTTTACATATCATAACTTGATCTAAGGTTTTGTGAGAGAAAACACATGTATCCATGAAATGTCAGAATcataaagttgaagaagaagcagcagaagaagaaggtgtCTATATCCATCCACCATCCTTTGAGAGTTTCTGATTAGTCATTACTGAGAGATCATATCAGATTTTGTTTTTGACCCCCACCTCAAAACCTTTTGCTTGGCTATGGATGGTTTCTATGTGTTTTAGGCAGAGACAAACGATTGtggttagagcaaccacagtcatgagacggaccaaataccaaaaaccagactaaaagctaaaaaaatttggtattctgggtgttcaagcgcaatgggggacgaccaaaatttggtgaagcgtaacttatatGAACGCTTGGTGCAAACAGAACTTATACTCACGTTTCTTGACCGAGCGTTCTTTAAAATATGCGTCTGAATGAAACGGAGTTATTACGTGCGCCTGATTGAGGCGTAGGTATAGTTCACGCCTAACATGGGACGGCGATGGGAAGTGCGTCTACTGGGACGGAGAAGTTATGTGCGTCTGATACACACGGAGATAGAAAGTGCGTATGACTCGGGCGGACATAGAAGGTGCGTCTGGGTAGGGCGGATATGGAAGGTGCGTCTGTGTTGGGCGGACATAGAAAGTGCGTCTAGTTCAGGCGTAGA encodes:
- the LOC113346866 gene encoding uncharacterized protein LOC113346866 — translated: MGGQKQGSKGGGGRYVGGFLQLFDWNGKSRKKLFSNKSPEGSKQGKRSEGNSTTSQLSQVDDDFYGRSTLRERSDYSCASSVTDEDGYGTKAPGVVARLMGLDCLPTSDIAEPYSSPLSDSRSLQDFHYRRTPEVLYGNEFVRSGYQCTESERYAEKPVEMRPQHNLNRPIDRFQSEVLPPRSVKAISITHHKLLSPIKNPGFIPSKAAAQIMEEASRIIGRGHQVTNRNKMPSLGSPSVPIKIRDLKEKMEASQRPSKLPESSRRSTESNAAKYLKGQSMNKSWNGSDDVPQVKSSTYSDESHSAGLKTKGKSVSLAVQAKVNVQRREALSSTSSRSVTTHKDRHEFKSNKPIKSQMNAQNSTRKKPALDRTSGVLRQNNQKQNSQTIRDRPQLKPSVPHQQGRKPLSSSSRDKAPSKVAGTSKVGVRRTVLESDDHEKEAAASKTKNVPRKKRPIESDSQFEKSNFSDTGSVDRDQLPRQSNAALDAQLKRAYDHRGSGMDVVSFTFTSPLKRPCSGSQSSGQVVERNINFCTDSNREETLTDVKYTRSPSLGLNGIGGDALSVLLEQKIKELTFGVESSSRSKSRSDVTSVSCSQSDSNCSSIDWHKLQGIEDVGKYSSCSSSSNNNSETRTKELDFRHPSPVSTLESSFSNESCISSDSGDSYFMNGGKQCSSVEAELQVSSNCPKKFPSVEFETELSDSASFPFRAGVSCEQTITFGATDYTRSDKWELEYVREILSNVELMFKDFTLGRAREIINPHLFDQLESRKYWPRVSAVEDEKESKLRRRTLFDCVGECLDLRCRRYVGGGSAKWAKGLAMVRRTDWLANEVYKEVSVWRAMDDVVDKDMSSQFGRWLEFEPEEFEVGLDVEKRILSSLVDELVVDMFY